The genomic segment TTCGCGTGGGTTTTCCGTATCCTGCGGGCTTCTTTGGAGTTCCAGAGCTTTTCGATCGACTTTTCTCCGGCGTTGAGCCTCTTGTACGGTTCGAGCCCGCCCCAGACGACGTAATCGCAGCAGGGGAATACGTCTCCGTTCCAGTTTACCGTCAGCACCTTCCAGGGCCAGTCGCACACGGGTATCGCGGTCTTCGGCCTCTTTTTCTGGAAGTCAACGGCGACCTCGATATTCCGGGTGTTTCCCGGCCTTACGTTGAACACTATGCCGAGCTTCCTGCAAAACTCCCGGACCTCTTCGACCTCGTGGGTGTTGTACTCGTAGAGCATGAAATCGAGCATGAGGAGCACATCCGCGCCCCGCTCGCGGTTGAGCTCCTGAAAGCGGACGATATTGCTCTTTATCTTCTCGATGTTGCCGTGGCGCGCCTGTCTCCGGTAGGTCTCCTGCGAAAACCCGCTTACGGCGACCTTGACGAAGCAGATTCCCGACTCGATAAGACGCAAAGCGTTCTTCTCGGTCAGAAGTATCCCGTTGGTGGACATCATCGTGGCGACGTTTCTGTCCGACGCATATTTTATGGCCGAATAAATTTCCCTGTAGACGAGCGGCTCTCCGTTCACGTAAAGGACCGCAATCACTATATGATCCTTGATCTCATCTATTATGGTTCGATAAAGGGCGAAGTCCATCTCGCCCTTTTCGACGTAGGGGGTATTATCCGGGTTGCAGTTGTATATCTCCCCCTCTTCGGTCCTGCAAAAAACGCAATCGGCGTTGCATTCGTTACAAAGGTCGATGTTTATCATGAAGGGGAATCTGCCGCTCCGCTCCCGCTTTAAGGCGTAAGAGAAGTAACAGACGAACATATTCCACAGTTTTTTGAAGCTGATCAGCCTTCTTCGGAAGATCAGCCACAGAATCCTTAGCTTCAGAGCAATGTAAAGGTTTCTTTTCATTATCGTTTGCGCATCCCGGTCGAAATCACGTCTTTTGCGTTAACTACTAATTTACCTGTTCATCAGGTCCTTGCGGATATAAAACGACCACCCTCTCAACATCGGCGAGGGTACGGGCTGGTAGAGACCTATGTTCCGGGAGAGATAATCCCGTACCACGCCGTCCCAGCCCGGCGGGTAGTTGTTGTCGAGGAAAAAGGTGTCGATGAGCGCGGGCGGGCTCTTTTGCAACTCGGCCCGAAGGGTCGCGGGGTCGAAAAATCTGTAGTACGGGTCGTTTCTGTCCATAATCCCCGTGAAACTCGGGCGGTCATCACCCGGCATGCCGGTGATGTCCCTGCGGAAGAGAGGATTGTGGACCCAGATCGCGATAACGCGCTCGTCCCTCGGTATCTTGCCTAGTATCCCGTCCAGACTGGCGAGGGCTGCTACACCCGCCGGAACCTTTGAAGCCCTCGTATTTTCGGTATCCCGGAGGTTCAGGTTTGTTTCGCGAAATTCCCTTCCCACGGCTGGAAGCTGGTTCAGGACGACGGTCAGCACCGCCGCCGCCAGGACTCCCCTCGCGACCTTCGCCGCAACCCTTTTTTCACCGAAAAGCGTCAAGCCGAAGGGTGCGAAGAGGGCAAGGGAAACGTAAACCGGGGTCTGGTACTGTTCGAGGGGAAACCGTATCCTGATACAGAAGATTATGATTCCGAGCAGTATCCCCGCCCCTGCGAGGGCCGCCGAATCCTTTTTTCCCCACGACCGTTTCGCCCAGCCCGCCACCCCCAGCAAAAGAAGCGCGCCGAGAAGAGGCCTTCTCCCAAAATTCGCAAAGACTTCCCCGGCCAGATAGTCCCCCTGCTTACCCATCGCCAGCTTCGAGGTCAGTATGTGCGCGGTCTTTATGTTTTCAACAAGAGAAATTCCATAGGCCGCGTAAAGCAGGAATACAAGCATGGCTGCCGACACCCCTCCCGCGACGACGGCCAGGGCGAGCTTTTTCGTCTGCCTTTCGCCCAGCCACCCGGCGGCGGCGTACCCGATGAGGCCGAAGAAGAGCGGCAGGGCGTACTTGGGCGTTATCGCCACCGAAAGGAGGCACAAAAAGGAAGCGAAGGCTATATTCGCCGGTTTCGGGTAGCAAAAAAACAAAACCATCGCGCCGACCGCCGTCAGCGCCGCGTAGTGGTCGATGCTGAACTCCACCAGAAAGGGGCCGACGTTGCCGGAAGCAGCGAGCAAAACTATCGGGAAGAGGGCGAAGGCCCAGTCTCTGGCCACATTCTTGCCGTGGCCGTAAAAGAGCGCTCCCGCTCCGGCGAAAGCGAGGATGCTAAGAAACCTTAGCGCCAGCAGCACAAAGGCGGACTCCGGAAACAATCTGAAAAACGGCATGACGAAGAGATACGCCAGAACAGGGTAGGCCGAAAAGAAGTCGGGGCCGGGCTTCATTCCCGCAGAGATCATCCAGAGCTGGCGGGCGTGAAGGGATTCGTCGAAAAAGGGGAAATGGACGAGGGCGCGAAGCAGCAGCAAAAATACCCCGGCGACGACCGCGATAACGGTAAGGTATAGGGTTGTCTGCTCAAGGCGGCGAAGCGCCGTTTCGCGGCTGATATCCATGTGTCTCATTTTCCTGTTGAATAATGCAAATCGAATCCAATCCTGCGGCTTTGACGGGTACTATTCCAGCGGGCCGCGCCCAAGTCAAGTTCAATGGGATTATCGCACGGCTCCTTATCCGGTTACAATTTTCCTGCTTCCGGAATAAAAAAAGGGGCTGCGCTTTTTTTGCGCAACCCCTTTTGCTTGCTTTAAGGTCGGGTCAGCCTATCGCCGCCCTCCCCGTCTCTCCGGTGCGCACCCTTATGCACTCTTCGAGGTCGAGGATGAATATTTTTCCGTCTCCGACCTCGCCGGTGCGTCCGCCTTCGATTATGGCGGCCACGGTTTTGTCGACGAAATCCTCGTTGACGGCTATTTCCAGCTTAATCTTGCGCAGCAGGTTTCCGGCTTCCTTTACGCTGCGGTAGACGCTGGAAATGCCCTTCTGGCGGCCGCGGCCGAGGACGTTGGACACCGTGACGAGATGTATTTCCTTTTCTTCGAGCATATCCAGAACCGCGTCGATGCGGTCGGGCTGTATTACTGCAATAATGTACTTCATCTTTTAATTGCCTCCCGCTCAGTCAAGCAGTGTGTATGCGGTTTCACGGTGCTGGGTCAGATCGAGCCCTATCCGCTCTTCGTGTTCGCTTACCCTAAGACCCACGATCATATCGACCAGCTTGAAAAGTATTACGCTGGCGACGAAGGCGAAACCGGCGGTGATGGCCGTGGCCTTTATCTGTATCCAGAGCTGGTTGTTCGCGCCGCTAACGGCGAGAAAGCCCGTGGCTATCGAGCCCCAGATGCCGCCCACTCCGTGTACGCCGAAGGCGTCGAGGGTGTCGTCGTAGCCGAACTTCGCTTTGACGAAGGTTACGGATATGAAGCAGATAACCGCCGAGCCAAGCCCGATTATCATCGCCCCGGTGGGCGTTACGAACCCCGCCGCCGGAGTTATCGCGACGAGGCCCGCCACCGCGCCGGTTATCATGCCGAGGGTGGTGGGCTTTTTGTGGTACCACCAGTCGAGCAGCGACCAGACGAGGCCCGCGACCGCCGAAGCTATGTGAGTGGTGACGAAAGCCGTGGCCGCGACGCCGTTGGCGGCAAGCGCGCTGCCCGCGTTGAAGCCGAACCAGCCGAACCAGAGCATCCCCGCTCCGAGTATAGCCAGGGGGAGGTTGTGGGGAGGAGCGCTCTTGCCTACGCGCTTGCCGAGTATGAGGGCCGCGGCGAGAGCCGCCATTCCGGCGTTGATGTGGACGACAGCGCCGCCCGCGAAATCCATCGCTCCCATATCCCGAAGAAAGCCGCCGATTCCCCAGACCCAGTGCGCAACGGGGGAGTAAACCAGAATAGTCCAGAGGGCGGTAAAGACGCAGAATGCGGAGAACTTGATGCGCTCGGCAAACGCGCCGATGATGAGGGCGGGGGTTATTATCGCGAACTTGAGCTGAAAGGCCATGAAGGCCAGATGAGGCACGGTGGCGGCGTAGTCGGCGTTCGGCTCCGGCCCGACTCCGTTCAGGAAGGCCCAGGAAAGGTTCCCTATGAAATGGCCTACGTCGGGGCCGAATGCAAGGCTGTAACCGCAGAAAAACCAGATAACCGTCACCAGGCACATCGCCATGAAGCACTGCATGAGCACTGAAAGAATGTTCTTCTTCCTTACGAGGCCGCCGTAGAAAAACGCCAGCCCCGGCGTCATCAGCAGCACCAGCCCCGCGCTTGAAAGCAGCCAGGCGGTATCGCCCGAGTCGATTGCGCCTCCTTCGGCCGCATAACCGGTCCCGGCCGTCAGCAGCGCGGCCAGCAGGGCCGGGGCAGCCCGCAGCGCCTGATTAATCCTTCGCTTGATCATGTTCATTCTCCTGTAAAAAAAAAGATTCAACCGACGCCTTATTTTCAAGCAATGAGCGTGCCACATGCCGGTAATTTTTTCGCGCGCGTTTTGTCCTTTTATTTCGGTTAGTTAAGAGCCGAGGAGGGCGTCCGCGAGCTAAGGTTTTATTGCAAAATCGTACTACGCTGTTTTATCTGATACATTTATGTAATTGCAATTAACGACAAAATCGTACCATCTGACACTGCCTGAAGTGTAATACGAAAAATCGAAGGTTACGGGGAAGCGCGGAAGAAATTTTGGAGGGGTTTTACGGCGGCGGGCGCAGGCCATCCCCTGACCGCACACGGGATGGCCTGTTTTGAAGGTTGTTTTATGAGGGTGGAAGCGCGAGGGGGAAGGGGTAAAAAAACGGCGCCGGTTACTTTTTGCCGGAGGCCACGTCCAGCACGCTCCTTACGGCAAGCGCGAACTCTTTGAGAATTATGGGCTTTATCACGATGCGGCGGATGCCCAATTCCGCGGCGCAGGAGGGGCTCAGATCCTCGCTGAGGCCGGTGCAGAGCATTACGGGCATTTCGGGTCTTATGGCGGTAACCTTCTGGGCAAGGTCGGTACCGGAAAAATTCGGCATGATCAGGTCAGTGATAACCAGGTCGAAATCGCCGGGGCTGGCGCTGAAGGTATCGAGGGCGTCGAGGCAGTTTGAAAAACCGGTAACCCTGTAGCCGAGGTGGCAGAGCATCTCCTGCTCAAGTTCCATTATCGTCCGGTCGTCGTCTATTACAAGTATGTGCTCGCTGCCGACGGGCATTCTCGCCTCCGGCGATTTCTCGCTTTCACTCAGCATTTTCGCCTCTATCACCGGCAGGTACACGAAAAAGGAGGTGCCCTGGCCCTCTTCGCTGACGGCGGTTATCGTTCCCCCGCATTTTTTTACAATTCCGAGGGCGATGGCGAGACCCAGTCCCGTCCCCTCGCCCTTCTTTTTCGTAGTGAAATAAGGATCGAAAATTTTCTCGATCGTTCCCTGCCCTATGCCGTGGCCCGTATCCGCGACCACAAGTTCAACGTACCTTCCCGGCCTAAGGTCCAGTCTGGCCGCCCTTTTGGCCATAAATTTCTCGTGCAGGGAGACGGTCAGCGTCCCCCCGTTCTCGCGCATGGCATAGAAGGCATTGGTGCAAAGATTCATGACGACCTGATGTATCTGGGAGGAGTCGGCGAGCACCGCTCCGCATTCGCCCGCCAGGTCAAGCTCCATTTCTATGGTTGAGGGTATCGCCGACCGAAGGAGCCGCAGCGCCTCCTTGACTATGGACTGCACCAGGAGGGGCTTTCGCTCCTCTTCGGACTGGCGGCTGAAGGTAAGTATCTGCTGCACCAGCTCCCGCGCCCTCACGCAGGCCTTCAGCACCTCGTCCTGCTGGCGCAGAAGCACAGGGTCGTCCCTGAGGTTGGTCTTCACGAGTTCGGCGTAGCCGATAAGAGGGGTGAGGATGTTGTTGAAGTCATGGGCTATCCCGCCCGCGAGGGTGCCTATCGCCTCCATCTTCTGCGACTGGCGAAGCTGCGATTCGAGCTCTTCGCGCTCGTGTATGTTCTGCTGGCGCACTATCGAAAGGGAGAGCAGGTCGGCGATGCTGCTTATTTTGACGACGTCCTGCCCGTTGTAATCCCTGCCGGGGTTGGCGAGAGCAATCTGACCGACCAGTTCGCCCTGGTACAGGACGGGGACGGCCATAAATTTCTCTATGGGCTCATGGCCCCTCGGGATCCCGAGAGCGGAGCCGTGGCTTTGCGGGTAGTTTTCAAAGTGCGAGGTTCTGGTGTTGAGCGAATAGCCCCAAAGCCCCCTGTAGCTGCCGTCAGGGTTTACCGAAAAGCTGAAACCGCGCCCGCCGTCTCCTTCCTTATGCGGCGTCCGCATCATCTCCGAGTAGGTCACCGGCCTGATGTTCCCGGTCCTGGGCTCGACCACCGCCACGTAGCCGTGGCTGCTTCCCGTGAGCTCCTTTGCCTTGTCGAGGACCATCTGCGCCATCGATTCGAGGTCGTCGGAGACGGAGATCAGCTTTCTGGCAAGCTCGGCGAGGACGGCGTTGAGGCTGAGCTCCTGCCTGAGCGATTCCTGCGCCTCCTCGCGCTCCCTGCGCACCTGCGATTCGGCAAGCTCCCTCTCCAGCGCCGGGAGAAGCCGCATCAGCTTGTCTTTGTTGATGAAATCGTGGGCGCCGCTGCGCATGAGCTCGACGGCGGTTTCCTCCCCGATAGCGCCGGAGACGATAATTACCGGCGTGTCGGGGGAAGCTTCCTGAACGATCCTGATGGCCTGCAGGCCGCCGAAACCCGGCATGTAATAGTCCGACAGGACAACGTCCCAGTTCTTTCGCGCCAGCGCCTCGCGAAGGGCGTTTTCGGAGCTTACGCATTCGTGGCGAATCCCGAAGTTCCCCCGCGAGAGAGCGCGGAGAATCAGCG from the bacterium genome contains:
- a CDS encoding hybrid sensor histidine kinase/response regulator translates to MDKSLSILLVEDSDDDAALILRALSRGNFGIRHECVSSENALREALARKNWDVVLSDYYMPGFGGLQAIRIVQEASPDTPVIIVSGAIGEETAVELMRSGAHDFINKDKLMRLLPALERELAESQVRREREEAQESLRQELSLNAVLAELARKLISVSDDLESMAQMVLDKAKELTGSSHGYVAVVEPRTGNIRPVTYSEMMRTPHKEGDGGRGFSFSVNPDGSYRGLWGYSLNTRTSHFENYPQSHGSALGIPRGHEPIEKFMAVPVLYQGELVGQIALANPGRDYNGQDVVKISSIADLLSLSIVRQQNIHEREELESQLRQSQKMEAIGTLAGGIAHDFNNILTPLIGYAELVKTNLRDDPVLLRQQDEVLKACVRARELVQQILTFSRQSEEERKPLLVQSIVKEALRLLRSAIPSTIEMELDLAGECGAVLADSSQIHQVVMNLCTNAFYAMRENGGTLTVSLHEKFMAKRAARLDLRPGRYVELVVADTGHGIGQGTIEKIFDPYFTTKKKGEGTGLGLAIALGIVKKCGGTITAVSEEGQGTSFFVYLPVIEAKMLSESEKSPEARMPVGSEHILVIDDDRTIMELEQEMLCHLGYRVTGFSNCLDALDTFSASPGDFDLVITDLIMPNFSGTDLAQKVTAIRPEMPVMLCTGLSEDLSPSCAAELGIRRIVIKPIILKEFALAVRSVLDVASGKK
- a CDS encoding radical SAM protein yields the protein MKRNLYIALKLRILWLIFRRRLISFKKLWNMFVCYFSYALKRERSGRFPFMINIDLCNECNADCVFCRTEEGEIYNCNPDNTPYVEKGEMDFALYRTIIDEIKDHIVIAVLYVNGEPLVYREIYSAIKYASDRNVATMMSTNGILLTEKNALRLIESGICFVKVAVSGFSQETYRRQARHGNIEKIKSNIVRFQELNRERGADVLLMLDFMLYEYNTHEVEEVREFCRKLGIVFNVRPGNTRNIEVAVDFQKKRPKTAIPVCDWPWKVLTVNWNGDVFPCCDYVVWGGLEPYKRLNAGEKSIEKLWNSKEARRIRKTHAKIGRGAIKICKDCTRTGVAFKY
- a CDS encoding P-II family nitrogen regulator, yielding MKYIIAVIQPDRIDAVLDMLEEKEIHLVTVSNVLGRGRQKGISSVYRSVKEAGNLLRKIKLEIAVNEDFVDKTVAAIIEGGRTGEVGDGKIFILDLEECIRVRTGETGRAAIG
- a CDS encoding ammonium transporter produces the protein MNMIKRRINQALRAAPALLAALLTAGTGYAAEGGAIDSGDTAWLLSSAGLVLLMTPGLAFFYGGLVRKKNILSVLMQCFMAMCLVTVIWFFCGYSLAFGPDVGHFIGNLSWAFLNGVGPEPNADYAATVPHLAFMAFQLKFAIITPALIIGAFAERIKFSAFCVFTALWTILVYSPVAHWVWGIGGFLRDMGAMDFAGGAVVHINAGMAALAAALILGKRVGKSAPPHNLPLAILGAGMLWFGWFGFNAGSALAANGVAATAFVTTHIASAVAGLVWSLLDWWYHKKPTTLGMITGAVAGLVAITPAAGFVTPTGAMIIGLGSAVICFISVTFVKAKFGYDDTLDAFGVHGVGGIWGSIATGFLAVSGANNQLWIQIKATAITAGFAFVASVILFKLVDMIVGLRVSEHEERIGLDLTQHRETAYTLLD